The DNA region GGAAGAGGCGGAGCAGGAAACCACGATAGAGCAGGAAATACAGCTCTGAGAGTGAGAAATATTGTATAAAAACTGCCCGCCGCGGCGAGAGGAGTCAGGACAGACGGATCGCTGCGGCGGGCTTAGACTCTTCTGGCTCAGGCTCGTAGAAAACCCCGGGGTCGCTCGACCGTGAGCGCCCGGTGTTTTAAGTATTAGTTTTTTATTGACAAGCACTAATAGTGACCCTATTTTTAATAATCCATTTTTTCGGGAGGAATGCTTGCCATCGATTAACCAGTTAGTCCGTCACGGCCGGAAGGTGGTCAAGCAGAAGACCTCCTCGCCGGCGCTGACCGCGTGCCCGCAGCGCAGGGGGGTCTGCACGCGTGTCTACACCACTACGCCCAAGAAGCCGAACTCGGCTTTGCGTAAGGTGGCCAGGGTCCGTCTGACCAACGGCTATGAGGTAACCTCGTACATACCGGGCGAGGGGCACAATCTTCAGGAACACTCGATTGTGCTCATCCGCGGCGGTCGCGTTAAGGACCTGCCGGGTGTGCGCTATCATATCATCCGTGGCACTCTGGATGCCAGCGGCGTCACTGACCGCAAGAAAAGTCGGTCAAAGTATGGCGCTAAAAAGCCCAAATCCTAAGACAGAACCGGACTATGTCGAGAAGAAGAGTCGCACTTAAAAGAGAAG from bacterium includes:
- the rpsL gene encoding 30S ribosomal protein S12 encodes the protein MPSINQLVRHGRKVVKQKTSSPALTACPQRRGVCTRVYTTTPKKPNSALRKVARVRLTNGYEVTSYIPGEGHNLQEHSIVLIRGGRVKDLPGVRYHIIRGTLDASGVTDRKKSRSKYGAKKPKS